A window of the Lactuca sativa cultivar Salinas chromosome 5, Lsat_Salinas_v11, whole genome shotgun sequence genome harbors these coding sequences:
- the LOC111910511 gene encoding uncharacterized protein LOC111910511, producing MQIVNSVGSPTRSPLLFVEEYDHWNVRMERFSIAKDRGEEIWRSVKEGPHVPVRIVVRDAAAQVMAQYETLLTADDIEKLHVDQVTFSEMVFGVPPSLFENIKLCKLAKEIWDTLQDLIDASKNKKEKHLTSVVNDFDTFTTTPGESVALASNPYQIVVNNMAAHGIGDLGQKMKMMLLNLTIATWPPVIHLVEASFNRSNHTNNCVVEEIISVTIETDTSEFVWASLHDKVEKSSCVSSDSCESVSLVVSKTKLVPITLEFSNPSVGQTSKSVSQPKRKPMLNRKDIVDPKVEAGSAHKKEVKTTQNSKFTENSKPSVSRNSHASTHSQHSFAPSKILKRPSESLSRGEHKNLVSSTQPKSRLNAMTVQNTSPRTVSSVFIAKSYSTILKPNISKSNVSSKKYTNVKKTNFLKSSKKNLVWKVKSLIDETTILEDTTDSNTPEVKGPKKTVRNPQVIEYDYWIDEKTLAFCLFPKSSKNTT from the exons ATGCAAATTGTAAATAGTGTGGGAAGCCCTACACGTTCCCCATTACTAtttgtggaagaatatgatcactggaatgttagaatggaaagattttcAATAGCCAAAGATAGAGGTGAAGAAATCTGGAGATCAGtcaaagaaggtcctcatgttcctgTTAGAATAGTTGTGAGAGATGCTGCTGCTCAGGTTATGGCTCAATACGAAACTCTTCTAACTGCAGATGATATTGAGaagttgcatgttgatcaagtgACTTTCtcagaaatggtgtttggtgttcctcccTCACTCTTCGAGAACATTAAGTTGTGCAAATTagccaaagagatttgggacactcttcaGGACCTGATTGATGCTTCAAAAAATAAGAAAGAGAAGCACCTCACTTCAGTTGTCAACGACTTCGATACCTTCACTACCACTCCTGGTGAATCAGTGGCCTTAGCCTCCAACCCTTACCAAATCGTGGTCAACAACATGGCTGCTCAT GGTATTGGTGATTTGggtcagaagatgaagatgatgttgttgAACCTCACTATTGCTACATGGCCACCAGTGATCCACCTGGTCGAAGCATCGTTCAATAG GAGTAATCATACAAACAACTGTGTGGTTGAAGAAATCATTTCGGTGACAATTGAAACTGATACCTCTGAGTTTGTATGGGCATCCTTACATGATAAAGTTGAAAAATCAAGTTGTGTCTCCTCTGATTCTTGCGAATCTGTTTCCTTAGTAGTCTCAAAAACGAAATTGGTTCCCATTACTCTCGAGTTTAGTAATCCATCCGTAGGACAAACTTCAAAATCCGTGTCTCAGCCTAAGAGAAAACCAATGTTGAATAGAAAGGATATTGTAGATCCCAAAGTAGAAGCTGGAAGTGCACATAAGAAGGAAGTTAAGACTACACAAAATTCCAAATTCACTGAAAACTCCAAACCGAGTGTATCCCGAAATTCTCATGCATCAACCCATAGTCAACACTCCTTTGCTCCCAGTAAGATACTAAAAAGACCTTCTGAATCTCTCAGTCGTGGAGAACACAAGAATTTAGTCAGTTCTACTCAGCCTAAATCTCGTCTGAATGCCATGACAGTCCAAAACACTTCTCCGCGGACTGTTTCATCTGTTTTTATTGCTAAATCTTATAGCACAATTCTTAAACCCAATATTTCAAAAAGCAATGTATCATCAAAAAAATACACAAATGTAAAGAAAACGAATTTTTTaaaatcttcaaagaaaaatCTTGTGTGGAAAGTCAAATCTCTTATTGATGAAACAACAATTCTAGAGGATACAACTGATTCCAACACTCCAGAAGTCAAAGGTCCGAAGAAGACTGTTCGGAACCCCCAAGTCATTGAATATgactactggatagatgaaaAGACATTAGCTTTCTGTCTATTTCCAAAGAGTTCGAAAAATACCACCTAG